A window of Rhododendron vialii isolate Sample 1 chromosome 11a, ASM3025357v1 contains these coding sequences:
- the LOC131307244 gene encoding mRNA cap guanine-N7 methyltransferase 1, translated as MKRGYEESSSSASLGPPQSKFRPNPDGDSQFLEDESTKIFARKVADHYSARTNQTLEEREASPIIHLKKLNNWIKSVLIQLYAHRGDAVLDLACGKGGDLIKWDKANIGYYVGIDIAEGSIEDCRTRYNGDAEHHQRRKKFTFPARLMCGDCFEIRLDNVLEEDAPFDICSCQFAMHYSWSTEARARRALANVSALLRPGGIFIGTMPDANVIIKKLREAEGLVFGNSVYWIRFDEEFSDKKFKSSSPFGIKYKFHLEDAVDCPEWIVPFHIFKSLAEEYDLELVLVKNSHEFVDEYLKRPEFVELMRRLGALGDGNKDPSTLSPDEWEVAYLYLSFVLRKRGQPEQTRVNGRRDKGKMLISKEDIMFIDQSS; from the exons ATGAAGAGAGGATACGAAGAGTCTTCATCATCGGCCTCTCTCGGACCGCCTCAATCCAAATTCAGACCCAACCCAGATG GCGATTCACAGTTTTTGGAGGATGAGAGTACAAAGATATTTGCCAGGAAAGTGGCAGACCATTATAGTGCACGGACAAATCAAACTCTAGAAGAGCGAGAAGCTAGTCCTATTATTCATTTGAAGAAACTTAACAACTGG ATTAAAAGTGTCCTAATTCAACTGTATGCACACCGTGGAGACGCAGTTCTTGATCTTGCTTGTGGCAAG GGTGGAGATCTAATCAAATGGGACAAAGCAAATATTGGATATTACGTTGGCATTGATATAGCTGAAGGCTCG ATAGAAGATTGCCGTACCCGCTACAATGGTGATGCAGAACATCATCAACGTCGTAAAAAGTTCACATTCCCTGCACGTCTTATGTGTGGAGATTGTTTTGAG ATCCGTCTGGACAATGTTTTGGAAGAAGATGCACCATTTGATATATGTAGTTGCCAG TTTGCCATGCATTACTCGTGGTCTACTGAGGCACGTGCGCGTCGGGCCTTGGCCAATGTATCAGCATTGCTTCGTCCAGGAGGCATTTTTATAGGAACTATGCCTGATGCCAATGTTATCATCAAAAAACTAAGAgaag CTGAAGGACTGGTTTTTGGTAATAGTGTCTACTGGATACGTTTTGATGAAGAATTTTCTGACAAG AAATTTAAGTCTTCAAGTCCCTTTGGTATAAAGTACAAGTTCCATCTTGAG GATGCTGTTGATTGTCCGGAGTGGATTGTTCCATTTCACATCTTCAAATCATTGGCAGAAGAG TACGATTTGGAGCTAGTTTTAGTGAAAAACTCGCATGAATTTGTTGATGAATACTTGAAGAGACCAGAATTTGTTGAGCTCATGCGGAGACTTGGGGCCTTGGGAGATGGAAACAAAGACCCGA GTACATTATCACCGGATGAGTGGGAAGTAGCTTATCTGTATCTATCATTTGTATTGAGGAAG CGAGGCCAACCTGAGCAGACACGTGTAAATGGTAGACGAGACAAAGGCAAGATGCTTATATCAAAAGAAGACATAATGTTTATTGACCAATCATCGTGA